One Salminus brasiliensis chromosome 5, fSalBra1.hap2, whole genome shotgun sequence DNA segment encodes these proteins:
- the LOC140556620 gene encoding serine/threonine-protein kinase pim-1-like — protein MEQRSKHTDTFDDLYIFGRKLGEGSFGTVFAGTRLSDLLQVAIKFVTKQEGDLYVQSPDDSKSVPAEVALMQTMSEPPVSNIIKLIDWFDEPERYILILECPHPCMDLDAFIDNFGGSITEDMARDLMVQAVGAAKKCHKRGVLHRDIKTENFLINTDTSELKLIDFGCGDWVRKAGHTDYAGTMEYWPPEFLLKWRYHARPATVWSLGVLLFRMVCGFLPFRNGLDILEGLLCFEDGLSTECCNLISWCLQYKPSRRPTFQQILQHSWFQCNESA, from the exons ATGGAGCAGCGCTCTAAACATACAG ATACCTTTgatgatttatatatttttggaaggAAACTGGGCGAAGGAAGCTTTGGAACAGTCTTCGCGGGAACACGTCTCTCCGATCTCCTACAG GTGGCCATTAAATTTGTCAcaaaacaggaaggtgatcTATACGTCCAAAGT CCTGATGATTCCAAGTCCGTGCCTGCTGAAGTGGCTCTCATGCAGACGATGAGTGAGCCACCCGTTAGCAATATTATAAAGCTCATCGACTGGTTTGATGAGCCTGAGCGCTACATTCTAATCCTTGAGTGTCCTCATCCCTGCATGGACTTGGATGCCTTCATTGACAACTTTGGAGGTTCCATCACTGAAGACATGGCCAGAGACTTAATGGTCCAGGCAGTTGGGGCGGCAAAAAAATGCCACAAGCGAGGTGTCCTGCACCGGGACATCAAAACAGAGAACTTCCTCATCAACACGGACACCTCGGAGCTAAAGCTCATTGATTTTGGCTGTGGTGACTGGGTCAGGAAGGCTGGACATACTGATTACGCAG GCACCATGGAATACTGGCCTCCAGAATTCCTCCTAAAGTGGAGGTACCACGCCAGGCCTGCAACAGTGTGGTCGTTAGGAGTCCTTCTGTTCAGGATGGTGTGTGGATTCCTGCCCTTTAGAAACGGCCTGGATATCCTCGAGGGGCTTCTGTGCTTTGAGGACGGCCTATCCACTG AATGCTGCAATCTGATTAGCTGGTGCCTGCAGTACAAACCATCCAGGAGGCCTACTTTTCAGCAGATCTTGCAGCACAGTTGGTTCCAATGCAACGAGTCAGCCTAG